Proteins from a genomic interval of uncultured Methanocorpusculum sp.:
- a CDS encoding PH domain-containing protein codes for MVKLGEDFKPAAKYTSYLALASVMAVILIWACCVGWVYFVALGEPVFVLIGEISLGVLVAILIFVLIWSRLYYASVVYHLNDTEMTWKRGVWFRKTGIVPYNRITNVDIVQGPVMRFFGISNLKIETAGGNSGKNSAEIQLEGIADPEPLRAMIMDFVRGNVPSPVATGVDFGRRSAPADMQTLLAEVTAIRKLLEAERK; via the coding sequence ATGGTTAAACTCGGTGAAGATTTTAAGCCGGCGGCGAAGTATACTTCGTATCTGGCACTTGCGAGCGTCATGGCGGTTATTCTTATCTGGGCATGCTGTGTCGGCTGGGTCTATTTCGTTGCGTTGGGCGAACCGGTGTTTGTTCTGATCGGAGAGATATCTCTTGGTGTTCTCGTGGCGATTCTGATCTTCGTTTTGATCTGGTCGCGTCTGTATTACGCCTCGGTTGTATATCATCTGAATGATACGGAGATGACCTGGAAACGCGGCGTCTGGTTTAGAAAAACCGGCATCGTCCCCTACAACCGTATTACGAACGTGGATATCGTGCAGGGCCCCGTGATGCGGTTTTTCGGCATATCGAATTTAAAAATCGAGACGGCCGGCGGGAACTCCGGGAAAAACTCGGCCGAGATCCAGCTTGAAGGTATCGCTGATCCCGAGCCGCTGCGTGCCATGATCATGGATTTCGTTCGCGGGAATGTTCCAAGCCCGGTGGCGACCGGTGTCGATTTCGGCAGACGTTCTGCTCCTGCGGATATGCAGACACTTCTCGCCGAGGTCACGGCGATTCGAAAGCTTCTGGAAGCAGAGAGAAAATAA
- a CDS encoding formate--tetrahydrofolate ligase, translated as MKKITEIAASLDITPDELELYGSYKAKLADSLEKRLADKPNGKLILVTAINPTPAGEGKTTTTVGLGQAMPKIGKKAVIALREPSLGPVFGVKGGAAGGGYSQVVPMEDINLHFTGDFHAITSANNLLCAMIDNHIQQGNALDIDTRRIIFKRCLDMNDRALRNIIIGLGGQTNGVPREDHFMITVASEVMAILCLANDIDDLKERLGNVIFGYSRKGTPLYASDLKAVGAMAALLKDAIKPNLVQTLENTPCFIHGGPFANIAHGCNSVRATKLSLKIADYVITEAGFGSDLGAEKFFDIKCRYAGLTPNTVVLVATVRALKYNGGVKKEDTTIPNVAALKAGMVNLEAHIQNLQKFGVPVVVAINRFSSDTDEELAVLKDFCTAQGAEFAISQVFAKGGDGGVELAKKVVASCEKPQKFQCLYELNTPIKEKINALATRIYGADGVVYSPSADAAIKDIDALGRSDLPICMAKTQYSLSDDPNKLGRPKNFVINAATVRLCNGAGFIVVETGDIMTLPGLPAVPAACSIDVNNDGYISGLF; from the coding sequence ATGAAAAAAATCACTGAGATTGCCGCATCTCTCGACATTACGCCCGATGAACTTGAACTCTACGGATCGTACAAAGCAAAACTTGCCGATTCCTTGGAAAAACGTCTGGCAGATAAACCAAATGGCAAACTGATTTTGGTTACGGCCATCAATCCAACGCCTGCCGGCGAGGGCAAGACCACGACAACAGTCGGTCTTGGTCAGGCAATGCCCAAGATCGGGAAAAAGGCAGTCATTGCGCTTCGTGAACCGTCTCTTGGCCCAGTATTCGGCGTAAAGGGCGGAGCTGCCGGCGGGGGATACTCGCAGGTCGTTCCGATGGAAGATATCAATCTCCACTTTACCGGAGACTTCCACGCAATCACCAGCGCAAACAACCTCCTGTGTGCTATGATTGACAATCATATCCAGCAGGGAAATGCTCTCGACATTGATACGCGCCGTATCATCTTCAAACGCTGTCTGGATATGAACGATCGTGCTCTTCGAAACATCATCATCGGGCTTGGCGGTCAGACCAACGGTGTTCCGCGTGAGGACCACTTTATGATCACGGTCGCAAGTGAGGTAATGGCGATACTTTGTCTTGCAAATGATATCGACGACCTTAAAGAGCGTCTGGGTAATGTCATTTTCGGCTACAGCAGAAAAGGAACCCCTCTGTATGCCAGCGATCTGAAAGCCGTTGGGGCTATGGCCGCCCTTCTCAAGGATGCCATCAAACCAAACCTTGTCCAGACGCTGGAAAACACCCCCTGTTTTATCCATGGGGGACCGTTTGCCAACATCGCACACGGCTGCAATTCGGTTCGTGCAACGAAACTTTCGCTCAAGATAGCAGATTATGTTATCACTGAGGCGGGTTTCGGTTCCGATCTTGGTGCTGAAAAGTTCTTCGACATCAAGTGCCGGTATGCCGGCTTGACGCCGAATACTGTGGTCTTGGTGGCCACCGTTCGGGCACTGAAATACAACGGTGGTGTAAAGAAAGAGGACACCACGATCCCGAATGTTGCCGCGCTCAAAGCAGGAATGGTCAATCTCGAGGCTCACATACAGAATCTCCAGAAGTTTGGGGTTCCGGTCGTTGTAGCGATCAACCGGTTCTCGAGTGACACCGACGAAGAACTTGCCGTACTTAAAGACTTCTGCACGGCTCAGGGAGCCGAGTTTGCAATCTCGCAAGTCTTTGCCAAAGGCGGGGACGGCGGCGTTGAACTGGCGAAAAAAGTCGTTGCTTCCTGCGAGAAGCCGCAGAAGTTCCAGTGTCTCTATGAACTGAATACACCGATAAAAGAGAAGATCAATGCTCTCGCGACCCGGATCTACGGAGCTGACGGGGTCGTTTACTCACCTTCTGCCGATGCTGCAATCAAAGATATCGATGCTCTCGGCAGAAGCGATCTCCCGATTTGTATGGCAAAGACCCAATACTCGCTCTCCGATGATCCAAACAAACTTGGCAGACCGAAGAACTTTGTTATTAATGCAGCAACGGTCAGGCTTTGTAATGGTGCCGGATTTATCGTTGTCGAGACCGGAGACATCATGACGCTTCCGGGACTGCCGGCCGTGCCCGCTGCCTGCTCGATCGACGTGAACAATGACGGATATATCTCCGGTCTTTTCTAA
- a CDS encoding ScpA family protein: MAEEIPDGKLEEPVEILYQLAKRGEIDPWNIDIVAVTERFLTELERRRELDLMISGRTIFYASVLLRMKSELLDGLDEDEEYGGELSEDGLDPFSEDDVITERALGPIELLEREIDRRLKRKDARKRPVTLYELIKQLKLAEKAERRRQRRRRCIDSEDELFEEPDVGEVIGIAHDEDYERMAGRIFALVQTHPDARDPGVSLHELAGTLHWPVFFVYLPCLFLVQSGRIDLEQDEFFGDLWVVIQDGYSEKS, from the coding sequence ATGGCTGAAGAAATTCCTGACGGGAAACTCGAAGAGCCGGTCGAAATTTTGTATCAGCTCGCAAAACGCGGCGAGATCGATCCGTGGAATATCGATATCGTCGCGGTGACCGAACGGTTTTTGACCGAACTTGAACGCAGGCGCGAACTCGATCTGATGATCTCGGGCCGAACGATATTTTATGCGTCGGTTCTGCTTCGGATGAAGTCCGAGCTGCTTGACGGTCTGGATGAGGATGAGGAGTATGGGGGCGAGCTTTCCGAAGATGGACTGGATCCTTTCTCGGAAGATGACGTGATCACGGAGCGTGCGCTTGGGCCGATCGAACTTCTCGAGCGCGAGATCGACCGCAGACTTAAGCGTAAGGATGCGCGGAAGCGTCCGGTTACCCTTTACGAACTGATCAAACAGCTGAAACTTGCGGAGAAGGCGGAGCGGAGACGGCAGAGAAGGCGGCGGTGTATCGACTCCGAGGATGAATTATTCGAGGAACCGGATGTCGGTGAGGTCATAGGGATTGCGCATGATGAGGATTACGAACGTATGGCAGGGCGGATTTTTGCGCTCGTTCAGACGCATCCAGATGCGCGTGACCCGGGCGTCTCGCTGCACGAACTGGCCGGAACTCTTCACTGGCCTGTGTTTTTTGTGTATCTTCCCTGTCTCTTTCTTGTTCAGAGCGGCAGAATCGATCTTGAGCAGGATGAGTTCTTCGGCGATCTTTGGGTGGTGATTCAGGATGGTTATTCAGAGAAGAGTTAA
- a CDS encoding MFS transporter — protein MILFATSMGAFLNPMIATMVILALPAIGLEFGVSARDLGWMSTAFILATAILLVPASRFVDSIGYKKSYIIGGIIVVVSCFFSVFAPDYTILIILRIIAGMGSSFIMITGLAILTRVYPANKRGMVIGINTAMVYVGASMGPIIGGFLTEYTGWRSIFLMMIPLLLISAALMIIFLKQEFKNPGKSFDFKGTILYGAAIFCTMYGLSTITDNGSLFLAILGACLIVIFMWYERKVAEPVLHVDLFFKNKRFARSSYTALLNYGCTYGAVYMVSLYLQSVGALSALEAGFIIFFQPLIQAIMTPIAGKLSDRFDPRYLVTFGMALSAIGVTLLAGLGLTATVSYIAITQVFIGLGSALFSAPNTNAIMSSVPQNEYSSASSIVAVMRQLGMILSMAVCMAAISIFVGGLDMLGPDMYPEFVQAMQISMLVCAGLAVIGILFSWFRGNAPEIPERADA, from the coding sequence ATGATCCTCTTCGCAACATCTATGGGGGCGTTCCTCAACCCGATGATCGCAACGATGGTGATCCTCGCCCTCCCGGCGATCGGGCTTGAGTTTGGGGTTTCGGCGCGGGATCTGGGCTGGATGAGTACCGCATTCATTCTGGCAACGGCCATTCTTTTGGTACCGGCATCCCGTTTTGTCGACAGTATCGGATATAAAAAATCCTACATCATCGGCGGTATCATCGTTGTGGTCAGCTGTTTCTTCTCGGTGTTTGCACCGGATTACACCATCCTGATCATTTTACGAATCATTGCCGGAATGGGGTCTTCGTTTATTATGATAACCGGTCTTGCCATCCTGACAAGAGTGTATCCTGCAAATAAACGCGGCATGGTGATTGGAATCAACACGGCAATGGTCTATGTTGGTGCATCAATGGGTCCGATCATCGGCGGATTTTTGACGGAATACACCGGATGGCGCAGTATTTTCCTGATGATGATCCCGCTTCTGCTGATATCTGCAGCCCTCATGATCATATTCCTCAAACAGGAGTTTAAAAATCCCGGAAAATCCTTTGATTTCAAAGGCACGATCTTATACGGTGCTGCGATATTCTGCACGATGTACGGGCTTTCCACCATTACCGACAACGGATCCCTGTTCCTCGCAATACTTGGAGCATGCCTGATCGTCATTTTCATGTGGTATGAACGAAAAGTTGCAGAGCCGGTTCTTCATGTCGATCTGTTCTTCAAAAACAAACGGTTCGCACGTTCATCCTACACGGCACTTTTAAACTACGGCTGCACGTACGGGGCGGTCTACATGGTAAGTCTGTATCTTCAGTCGGTCGGTGCGCTGAGTGCCCTCGAAGCAGGATTCATTATCTTCTTCCAGCCGCTTATTCAGGCGATAATGACGCCGATCGCAGGAAAACTCTCCGACCGTTTCGACCCGAGATACCTCGTCACCTTCGGCATGGCGCTCTCGGCAATAGGAGTAACCCTTCTTGCCGGATTAGGGCTTACCGCCACCGTTTCCTACATCGCGATCACGCAGGTGTTTATCGGGCTTGGCTCGGCTCTCTTCTCGGCGCCGAACACCAATGCGATCATGAGCTCGGTCCCGCAAAATGAATACAGTTCGGCATCGAGCATCGTCGCAGTGATGAGGCAGCTTGGCATGATCCTTTCGATGGCCGTCTGTATGGCTGCGATATCCATCTTTGTCGGCGGTCTGGATATGCTTGGACCCGACATGTATCCCGAGTTCGTCCAGGCCATGCAGATCTCGATGCTGGTATGTGCAGGCCTTGCCGTGATCGGAATCCTGTTCTCCTGGTTCCGCGGAAACGCACCAGAGATCCCAGAGAGGGCAGACGCATGA
- a CDS encoding phosphopantetheine adenylyltransferase yields MKVMVGGTFDPLHIGHQLLLTRAFMTAGAGGHVVIGLSSDSFASRKLHPVRSYDVRFAELTKWIESKHFEATYEIEILFDQFGSALTHDFDALVVSQETFPVGNLINEKRKEMGKNMVDLYQIQCVMAKDGKVVSSTRIYRGEINRYGEPVSEDQFAGAGSCKKE; encoded by the coding sequence ATGAAGGTAATGGTTGGCGGGACATTCGATCCGCTTCACATCGGCCACCAACTCCTCCTGACCCGGGCATTCATGACCGCAGGAGCCGGAGGACATGTGGTCATCGGATTATCCTCGGATTCGTTTGCTTCCAGAAAACTGCATCCGGTTCGGAGCTATGATGTGAGATTTGCAGAGCTTACCAAATGGATCGAGTCGAAACATTTCGAAGCGACGTACGAGATCGAGATCCTGTTCGACCAGTTCGGGAGTGCCCTTACCCATGATTTCGATGCTCTGGTCGTGAGTCAGGAGACGTTCCCGGTCGGAAATCTCATCAACGAGAAGAGAAAGGAGATGGGAAAAAATATGGTGGACCTCTATCAGATCCAGTGCGTTATGGCTAAAGACGGAAAGGTGGTCTCCTCAACGAGAATCTATCGAGGAGAGATCAACAGATACGGCGAACCGGTCTCGGAAGATCAGTTTGCAGGGGCGGGATCATGCAAAAAAGAATGA
- a CDS encoding inorganic phosphate transporter, translating into MDTITFIVVILGIIIALAFNFSNGRNDASNVVATVVATRALSPRYAILLASVCCFAGPFIFSTAVAKTIGKGIVNPEIFTPVLLLIGLCGAIFWVNFCSRSGIPVSSSHSLVGGLMGAGIAAGGLAVVNWPTSEMALGMVYYLVLGAVIGAIVMLIVVLIFKDSVKLFLLLGAGVGAILAVPIAMILGIFTFSGLLAILLFICVSPILGMIVSYVFTTLLTRITAKRSDHPMLLNKWFQRSQVLASGFQAASLGGNDAQNAMGIILAILISTGLAASTDDLPLWVILLASLAIAAGILSGGWRVIKKMGSGITRILPYQGFSAAISGGAVLSFMTSFGVPVSTTHVASGTIMGTGVTRGVGAVNWSTVRQMVTAWVITIPCAAVVSFLAYIILSFVFGF; encoded by the coding sequence ATGGATACCATTACTTTTATTGTTGTTATTCTCGGGATCATCATCGCGCTCGCGTTCAACTTTTCGAACGGACGAAACGATGCATCCAATGTAGTTGCGACAGTGGTCGCGACCCGTGCGCTTTCTCCGAGATACGCGATCCTTTTGGCATCGGTCTGTTGTTTTGCAGGCCCATTCATCTTCTCGACTGCAGTTGCAAAAACGATTGGAAAAGGGATCGTAAATCCGGAAATCTTCACCCCCGTTCTTCTTTTGATTGGTCTTTGCGGAGCTATCTTCTGGGTGAATTTCTGCTCAAGGTCAGGCATCCCGGTCTCTTCATCGCACTCTCTTGTCGGCGGGCTGATGGGAGCGGGAATTGCCGCCGGTGGTCTTGCGGTCGTAAACTGGCCTACATCCGAGATGGCTCTTGGGATGGTGTATTATCTGGTTCTCGGAGCAGTTATCGGCGCGATCGTCATGCTGATTGTGGTACTCATCTTCAAGGACTCGGTAAAACTGTTTCTTCTGCTCGGGGCCGGGGTCGGAGCGATTTTGGCCGTGCCCATTGCGATGATTTTAGGGATTTTTACCTTCTCCGGGCTTCTTGCGATCCTGCTCTTCATCTGTGTTTCTCCGATTCTTGGAATGATCGTATCGTATGTATTCACGACGCTTCTAACGAGAATCACCGCAAAGCGTTCGGATCATCCGATGCTTTTGAACAAATGGTTCCAGCGTTCCCAGGTTCTGGCTTCCGGTTTCCAGGCGGCAAGTCTTGGAGGAAACGATGCCCAGAATGCAATGGGTATCATCCTTGCCATTCTGATCTCGACTGGTCTTGCAGCTTCCACCGATGACCTGCCTCTTTGGGTGATCCTTCTCGCGAGCCTTGCGATCGCCGCAGGTATTCTCTCCGGAGGATGGCGCGTGATCAAGAAGATGGGTTCGGGAATCACGAGGATTCTGCCGTATCAGGGTTTCTCCGCTGCGATTTCCGGCGGTGCAGTTCTGTCGTTTATGACGTCGTTTGGAGTTCCTGTCTCGACGACCCATGTGGCGAGCGGAACAATCATGGGAACGGGAGTCACCCGCGGGGTAGGTGCCGTGAACTGGAGTACGGTTCGTCAGATGGTGACCGCGTGGGTCATCACGATCCCCTGCGCAGCAGTGGTCTCGTTTTTGGCATATATCATTCTCTCCTTCGTGTTTGGATTCTGA
- a CDS encoding DUF47 family protein, with protein MYNQGKLMGLKSLIVPQDKIFFELFEEQAATVCTAAELLIDIFSDYTNIEEKYRKMKEIEHQGDAIAHKAYDELNRTFITPFEPEEISRLVTALDDVIDYIDDGARMLLIYEVKKTDQFMIEFAKCLRQAADEIKTGISGLRTLKDMETIKGCCIEINRLENVADEILSNAIRNLFKSNDPVEIIKLKDIYEHLEIATDKCEDVSDVFSAILIRHT; from the coding sequence ATGTATAATCAGGGGAAGCTGATGGGTCTAAAAAGTTTAATCGTACCGCAGGACAAGATTTTTTTTGAACTGTTTGAGGAACAGGCAGCCACTGTCTGCACCGCGGCCGAGCTGCTGATCGATATATTTTCCGACTATACGAATATCGAAGAAAAATACCGGAAAATGAAAGAGATTGAGCATCAGGGTGATGCGATCGCTCACAAAGCATATGATGAACTGAACCGCACATTTATAACTCCTTTTGAACCGGAAGAGATCTCCCGGCTTGTTACCGCGCTGGACGACGTCATTGACTACATTGATGACGGGGCCCGCATGCTTCTCATCTACGAAGTGAAAAAGACCGACCAGTTCATGATCGAGTTCGCAAAATGCCTCCGTCAGGCAGCCGACGAGATCAAAACCGGTATCAGCGGTCTTCGCACGCTCAAAGATATGGAAACGATCAAGGGCTGCTGCATTGAGATTAACCGGCTGGAAAATGTCGCCGATGAGATCCTTTCCAACGCGATAAGAAACCTGTTCAAATCCAATGATCCTGTCGAGATCATCAAACTCAAAGATATCTATGAACATCTGGAGATCGCAACCGACAAATGCGAAGATGTTTCCGATGTATTTTCCGCAATTTTGATCCGTCACACGTGA
- a CDS encoding pyridoxamine 5'-phosphate oxidase family protein → MQKRMKDHQLSNEEITYLLDNAASGVLSTLDADGSPYCVPVHFVYLDKKIYIHGLTAGEKTDNIQRDPRVCFTVYRMGELLYSAEAKSPCSVNTAYQSVVVKGSAVLVDDSQAKREILEAVVKKYTPQLACLSMPENAVMQTAVIEITPAICTGKYYL, encoded by the coding sequence ATGCAAAAAAGAATGAAGGATCATCAGTTATCGAATGAAGAGATAACGTATCTTCTGGACAATGCGGCAAGCGGCGTTCTCTCAACACTCGATGCGGACGGAAGTCCATACTGCGTGCCCGTGCATTTCGTGTATCTCGACAAAAAAATCTACATACACGGTCTGACTGCCGGCGAGAAGACCGACAATATCCAGCGGGATCCACGGGTCTGTTTTACCGTGTACAGAATGGGAGAACTGCTCTACAGCGCCGAAGCTAAATCTCCCTGCAGTGTGAACACTGCATATCAAAGCGTGGTGGTGAAAGGTTCGGCAGTTCTGGTCGATGACTCGCAGGCGAAACGGGAGATCCTTGAGGCAGTCGTGAAAAAATACACACCGCAGCTTGCCTGTCTTTCGATGCCGGAAAATGCCGTAATGCAGACGGCAGTTATCGAGATCACGCCGGCGATCTGTACTGGAAAATATTATCTTTAA
- the nth gene encoding endonuclease III codes for MNFLKFRNPFELLIMTILSAQTTDVTINGLRDELFFAYPNSAALARVDPLDVERIIHSAGFYHSKAKNIIGTAKMLEENFGGVVPRTIEELTTLPGVGRKTANIVTNHAFHEACGIAVDTHVRRLSKKIGFTQNTDPEKIEKDLMKLFPKKWWSKINYLLIRHGRAVCTAKKPDCMKCIIRHNCQSYINSGEE; via the coding sequence ATGAACTTTCTCAAATTCAGAAATCCTTTTGAACTCCTTATTATGACGATCCTCTCCGCACAGACCACCGATGTTACCATAAATGGTCTGCGCGACGAACTTTTTTTCGCATATCCGAATTCTGCAGCCCTGGCGCGGGTGGATCCTTTAGACGTGGAAAGAATCATTCACTCAGCCGGGTTTTACCACTCGAAAGCAAAAAATATCATCGGTACGGCAAAGATGCTCGAAGAAAACTTCGGAGGGGTCGTTCCAAGAACGATCGAGGAACTCACGACCCTCCCCGGAGTTGGAAGAAAGACCGCAAACATCGTCACGAACCACGCTTTTCACGAAGCCTGCGGCATCGCCGTGGACACGCATGTTCGAAGACTTTCAAAGAAGATCGGATTTACCCAAAACACCGACCCGGAAAAAATCGAAAAGGATCTCATGAAACTCTTTCCAAAAAAATGGTGGAGTAAGATCAACTACCTCCTTATCCGGCACGGGCGGGCGGTCTGCACGGCGAAAAAGCCTGACTGTATGAAATGCATAATCAGGCATAACTGCCAATCATATATTAACAGTGGTGAAGAGTGA
- a CDS encoding bifunctional 5,6,7,8-tetrahydromethanopterin hydro-lyase/3-hexulose-6-phosphate synthase → MFLIGEALVGDGAELAHIDLMIGDKNGPVGMSFANGLTQLSAGHTPLLGVIRPNLLPKPAVLIVPKVTLKHPEQVTQIFGPAQAAVSKAIADALEDGVFEGMDVEENVIVASVFIDPSAKDFNKLYRFNYGATRLALSRALDKFPDTTTVLKEKDRAAHGVMGFKVQRLWNPSYLQVAMDLVDMKQVERVLTGVPQNDHVIFEAGTPLIKQFGLSVINEIRKIRPNCFIVADLKTLDTGNLEARMVSNAGGDAAVVSGLAPVETIAAFIKEAKKCGIYAIIDMLNVEEPAKLIESLGQMGGAALLPQYVEMHRAIDKESTGDYSWGDIKKIKEVAKKYNAKILVATAGGIRQPVVKKAIAAGADIVVVGRAITASKDIKNAAESFLEELDSEEIDQFRIMTDF, encoded by the coding sequence ATGTTCTTAATTGGTGAAGCACTCGTTGGCGATGGAGCGGAACTCGCTCACATCGACCTTATGATCGGAGATAAAAACGGCCCGGTCGGCATGTCATTCGCAAATGGTCTGACCCAGCTTTCCGCCGGCCACACTCCTCTTCTCGGCGTTATCCGCCCCAACCTTCTGCCAAAACCGGCAGTTCTGATCGTCCCCAAAGTAACCCTCAAACACCCCGAGCAGGTTACCCAGATCTTTGGTCCCGCACAGGCCGCGGTCTCCAAAGCAATAGCAGATGCATTGGAAGACGGCGTTTTCGAGGGTATGGATGTTGAGGAAAACGTCATTGTTGCAAGTGTTTTCATCGACCCCTCGGCAAAAGACTTCAATAAATTGTACCGTTTCAACTACGGAGCAACGCGCCTTGCCCTCTCACGCGCTCTCGACAAGTTCCCGGACACCACCACCGTTCTGAAGGAGAAGGACAGAGCAGCCCACGGCGTTATGGGATTCAAGGTCCAGCGCCTGTGGAACCCGTCCTACCTCCAGGTCGCCATGGATCTTGTCGACATGAAGCAGGTCGAGCGTGTCTTAACCGGCGTCCCGCAGAACGACCACGTCATCTTCGAGGCAGGCACGCCGCTGATCAAACAGTTCGGCCTCAGTGTCATCAATGAGATCAGAAAGATCCGCCCGAACTGTTTCATCGTTGCCGACCTGAAGACCTTGGACACGGGTAACCTCGAGGCACGCATGGTCTCGAATGCTGGCGGAGACGCCGCAGTCGTTTCCGGCCTTGCACCGGTAGAAACCATCGCAGCCTTCATCAAAGAAGCAAAGAAGTGCGGTATCTATGCAATCATCGACATGCTCAATGTTGAAGAGCCTGCAAAACTTATCGAGTCCCTTGGTCAGATGGGCGGCGCAGCACTTCTCCCGCAGTACGTCGAGATGCACCGTGCGATCGATAAGGAATCCACCGGCGACTACAGTTGGGGAGACATCAAGAAGATCAAGGAAGTTGCAAAGAAATACAATGCAAAGATCCTTGTCGCGACTGCCGGTGGTATCCGTCAGCCGGTCGTCAAGAAAGCAATCGCAGCAGGCGCAGATATCGTTGTTGTGGGCAGAGCAATCACCGCAAGCAAGGACATCAAGAATGCAGCAGAGAGCTTCCTCGAGGAACTCGACTCGGAAGAGATCGACCAGTTCCGTATCATGACCGACTTCTAA
- a CDS encoding rubrerythrin — MCNVKGTKTEANLDYAFAGESKARNKYIYYASQARKEGYNQIADLFDETAGNEKEHAKLWFKILHGGEVPDTITNLLDAAAGEHEEWTEMYAGFAVVAKEEGFDKLAKTFEGVAAIEKLHEERYRKLLANIKEGKVFARPEKQQWHCANCGHIHIGDKAPDECPVCKHPQAYFEIRKTNY; from the coding sequence ATGTGTAACGTAAAAGGCACCAAAACCGAAGCAAACTTAGATTATGCCTTCGCAGGGGAGTCCAAAGCACGAAACAAGTACATCTATTATGCCTCCCAGGCCAGAAAAGAGGGATACAACCAGATCGCCGATCTCTTCGACGAGACAGCCGGCAATGAAAAAGAACACGCAAAACTCTGGTTCAAGATTCTCCACGGCGGGGAAGTCCCGGATACCATAACAAATCTCCTTGACGCAGCAGCCGGCGAACACGAAGAGTGGACGGAAATGTATGCGGGCTTTGCCGTCGTCGCAAAGGAAGAAGGATTTGACAAACTTGCAAAAACCTTCGAAGGGGTTGCCGCGATCGAAAAATTACACGAAGAGCGTTACAGAAAACTTCTCGCAAATATCAAAGAAGGCAAAGTCTTCGCCCGCCCGGAAAAACAGCAATGGCATTGTGCAAACTGCGGCCACATCCACATCGGGGACAAAGCACCGGATGAATGCCCAGTATGCAAACACCCCCAGGCATACTTCGAGATCAGAAAAACCAACTACTGA
- the pyrH gene encoding UMP kinase has translation MTRVVISVGGSVLVPSLDAHRLKEWAEALINLTNAGIQIFAVVGGGGEARRYIEACRDIGLDEASSDEIGIQVTRINAALLIGALKEYAYPVVAESYREAKTAAVSGKIVVMGGVTPGQTTDAVAAVLAEEVGASMMINMTAIDGIYTADPKKDASAKRHDILSPQGLIDLIMKEKMCAGSNMVIDLVATKITERSGIPLVVIDGRDPALIEKALLKGEFAGTIVGDSAIRFPIV, from the coding sequence ATGACGAGGGTAGTAATTTCTGTAGGAGGGTCGGTCCTAGTACCGTCACTTGACGCACACCGCCTGAAAGAATGGGCTGAAGCACTGATAAACCTCACCAATGCTGGCATCCAGATATTCGCCGTTGTCGGCGGCGGCGGGGAAGCCCGAAGATATATTGAAGCCTGCCGGGATATCGGGCTGGATGAAGCCTCATCCGACGAGATCGGAATCCAGGTCACCAGGATCAATGCCGCGCTCCTTATCGGCGCCCTCAAAGAATATGCATATCCGGTCGTTGCCGAATCCTATCGCGAGGCAAAGACCGCGGCCGTTTCAGGAAAAATCGTGGTGATGGGCGGGGTCACCCCCGGACAGACTACGGACGCCGTAGCTGCAGTCCTTGCTGAAGAGGTCGGAGCCTCTATGATGATCAATATGACCGCGATCGACGGCATTTACACCGCCGACCCCAAGAAGGATGCATCGGCAAAACGCCATGACATCCTGAGCCCGCAGGGACTTATCGATCTGATCATGAAAGAAAAAATGTGCGCCGGATCGAATATGGTCATCGACCTCGTTGCTACAAAAATCACCGAACGAAGCGGCATCCCTCTTGTAGTAATCGACGGGCGAGACCCCGCCCTCATTGAAAAGGCCCTCCTCAAAGGCGAATTTGCCGGAACGATCGTCGGAGATTCGGCCATCCGGTTCCCGATCGTCTAA